Proteins encoded in a region of the Triticum dicoccoides isolate Atlit2015 ecotype Zavitan chromosome 3A, WEW_v2.0, whole genome shotgun sequence genome:
- the LOC119273237 gene encoding uncharacterized protein LOC119273237, whose protein sequence is MSLPQKSRRRRRRSPREGPSLRRRGEEGASLSRSLVQSDSSSTTSSAPPSGSLDEPLARQSRYHEILASRLARLQLQAGVAVDRPNLPSDEIVQILARSNFYDDELRAALVEYQAHRFLSEPHGPDVRDTYFGEDSGDDITAEEFVRYSGQLKTRRPAEIDTKTGLDQEQLDSLLAKYKRYRFKAYLLLLGKPVDELEEAALECKYPMELCLENEFFSPYLHDSAFGWYFDHDLCLLANLSDYQRLVLPNSLGFVCGNLFVPGA, encoded by the exons ATGTCGTTGCCGCaaaagagccgccgccgccgcaggaggTCTCCTcgcgaaggaccctccctccggcgcCGTGGTGAAGAAGGCGCATCGTTGTCTCGATCCCTTGTCCAATCGGATAGCAGCAGCACGACATCCAGCGCACCGCCGTCCGGATCCTTGGACGAGCCGCTGGCCCGCCAGTCCAGGTACCATGAGATCCTCGCCTCGCGCCTCGCCCGGTTGCAGTTACAAGCCGGCGTCGCCGTCGACAGACCAAATCTTCCTTCGGATGAAATCGTCCAAATCCTCGCTCGTTCTAATTTCTATGACGATGAGCTGCGGGCTGCCCTAGTAGAATATCAAGCCCACAGGTTCTTGAGCGAACCCCACGGACCAGATGTTCGAGATACATACTTTGGAGAGGACTCGGGCGATGATATCACTGCGGAGGAATTCGTCAGATACTCCGGACAGCTAAAGACTCGCAGACCTGCTGAAATTGACACTAAGACTGGACTGGATCAAGAGCAGTTGGACAGCCTCCTTGCCAAGTATAAACGTTATCGCTTCAAAGCTTACCTG TTGTTGTTAGGAAAGCCTGTCGACGAGCTAGAAGAAGCTGCATTGGAATGCAAGTACCCTATGGAGCTTTGCTTGGAGAATGAGTTCTTCTCTCCTTACCTTCATGATAGTGCCTTTGGCTGGTATTTCGACCACGACCTCTGTTTACTTGCAAACTTGAGCGACTACCAGCGGCTAGTCCTTCCTAACTCT CTTGGCTTTGTGTGTGGTAACCTCTTTGTTCCAGGGGCCTGA